The following are from one region of the Qipengyuania flava genome:
- a CDS encoding phospholipid carrier-dependent glycosyltransferase, whose protein sequence is MTRAPEQPQDPLRWCAALSLAFWVACLPHLTAIPHPYFDEVHYLPAARELLVMGEFTNREHPLLGKVLIAAGIALFGDNPWGWRLVPTLFGTLALFGAMRALWFATQSRFATLAYGVLLATGFHLFIHARIAMLDIFYLAFLSLAAWQFAAAIRQPEEGRWRLALTGVALGLAMGSKWNALVVAMLPGLVFFFARAAAGRRRLFLSRRGAPVPGITLVEAALWLGLVPLAVYAATYTPAFFFRFHPITEGLVFHHQFMLSQQEQVIKAHPYQSTWEQWVLNARSIWYLYEPIDGVQRGIMLIGNPLTMLLGLPALAWCAWHGVLRRHWTALGVAVLYAVSLGFWIVASKPVQFYYHYALPSMALLAALALACDRLWQNGWRKSALAPVVASALVFAWFYPIISGDPLAGPDSFAVWTWLESWR, encoded by the coding sequence ATGACCCGCGCGCCGGAGCAACCCCAGGATCCCCTGCGCTGGTGCGCCGCGCTGTCGCTCGCCTTCTGGGTGGCTTGCCTGCCACACCTCACCGCGATCCCGCACCCTTATTTCGACGAGGTCCATTACCTGCCCGCCGCGCGCGAGCTGCTGGTCATGGGCGAGTTCACCAACCGCGAGCACCCGCTGCTGGGCAAGGTGCTGATCGCTGCCGGAATCGCGCTGTTCGGCGACAATCCCTGGGGCTGGCGCCTTGTCCCGACGCTGTTCGGCACGCTCGCCCTGTTCGGCGCCATGCGCGCGCTGTGGTTCGCGACCCAGAGCCGCTTTGCCACCCTCGCCTACGGCGTGCTGCTGGCGACCGGGTTCCACCTGTTCATCCACGCGCGCATCGCGATGCTGGACATATTCTACCTCGCCTTCCTCAGCCTAGCCGCCTGGCAGTTCGCCGCCGCGATCCGCCAGCCCGAGGAAGGCCGCTGGCGCCTTGCACTGACCGGCGTGGCGCTGGGCCTTGCGATGGGGTCGAAATGGAACGCGCTGGTGGTGGCGATGCTGCCGGGCCTCGTGTTCTTCTTCGCCCGCGCCGCCGCCGGCCGCCGCCGGCTATTTCTCAGCCGCAGGGGCGCGCCCGTGCCGGGGATCACGCTGGTGGAAGCCGCGCTGTGGCTCGGCCTCGTGCCGCTGGCAGTTTACGCCGCCACCTATACGCCCGCCTTCTTCTTCCGCTTCCACCCGATCACCGAGGGGCTCGTCTTCCACCACCAGTTCATGCTCTCGCAGCAGGAACAGGTGATCAAGGCGCATCCCTACCAGTCGACCTGGGAGCAATGGGTGCTGAATGCCCGCTCGATCTGGTATCTCTACGAGCCGATCGACGGGGTGCAGCGCGGCATCATGCTGATCGGCAACCCGCTGACGATGCTGCTGGGCCTGCCCGCCCTCGCCTGGTGCGCCTGGCATGGCGTGCTGCGCCGCCACTGGACGGCGCTTGGCGTGGCGGTGCTCTACGCGGTCAGCCTCGGCTTCTGGATCGTCGCGAGCAAGCCGGTGCAGTTCTACTACCACTACGCCCTGCCCAGCATGGCGCTGCTCGCCGCGCTGGCGCTGGCCTGCGACCGGCTATGGCAAAACGGCTGGCGCAAGAGCGCGCTGGCCCCGGTGGTGGCAAGCGCGCTGGTCTTTGCGTGGTTCTACCCGATCATCAGCGGCGACCCGCTGGCTGGACCGGATAGTTTCGCGGTGTGGACCTGGCTGGAAAGCTGGAGATAG
- a CDS encoding glycosyltransferase, whose protein sequence is MATAAEPSAKPLDLAIILPTLNERDNLEPLVERIEGALGVSGWEVLIVDDNSADGTSDEGRRLSLTDPRVRVIQRIGRRGLSSAAIEGFCATAAPYVAVMDADHQHDPKLLVDMLAAVKSGEAEVAVASRFAEGASMEEWGRPDREKLSSVANFLARKLTGVELSDPMSGFFLLPAATARRLVPNLSGIGFKILLDLLATSETPLKVKDFPMNFSARRSGESKLDRAIALDFLAGLYDKSFGRIIPTRFALFGTVGVLGIGVHMAILYAFLLVAGTNFSWSQAVATFGAMTFNFWLNNFLTYRDRRLKDADKVFWGWVSFIAACSIGAFANVAVATTLHDRGLHEVLAALVGIGIGSVWNYALSSRFVWGRY, encoded by the coding sequence ATGGCTACCGCCGCCGAGCCCAGCGCAAAGCCGCTGGACCTTGCCATCATCCTGCCGACGCTCAACGAGCGCGACAATCTCGAGCCGCTGGTCGAGCGGATCGAGGGCGCGCTGGGTGTGTCGGGCTGGGAAGTGCTGATTGTCGACGACAATTCGGCCGATGGCACCAGCGATGAAGGCCGCCGCCTGTCGCTCACCGATCCGCGCGTGCGCGTGATCCAGCGCATTGGCCGCCGCGGCCTGTCGAGCGCGGCAATCGAAGGATTCTGCGCCACCGCCGCGCCCTATGTCGCGGTGATGGACGCCGACCATCAGCACGATCCCAAGCTGCTGGTCGACATGCTCGCAGCTGTGAAATCGGGCGAGGCCGAAGTCGCCGTCGCCAGCCGTTTCGCCGAAGGCGCGAGCATGGAGGAATGGGGCCGCCCCGACCGCGAGAAGCTGTCGAGCGTTGCCAATTTCCTCGCCCGCAAACTGACCGGGGTGGAACTGTCCGACCCGATGAGCGGCTTCTTCCTGCTGCCCGCTGCCACCGCGCGCCGCCTGGTGCCGAACCTGTCGGGCATCGGCTTCAAGATCCTGCTCGACCTGCTCGCTACTTCCGAAACGCCGCTCAAGGTGAAGGACTTCCCGATGAATTTCTCCGCTCGCCGTTCGGGCGAATCGAAACTCGACCGCGCCATCGCGCTCGATTTCCTCGCCGGGCTCTACGACAAGAGCTTCGGCCGCATCATCCCGACCCGCTTTGCCCTGTTCGGCACGGTCGGGGTGCTCGGCATCGGCGTGCACATGGCGATCCTCTACGCCTTCCTGCTGGTCGCCGGCACGAACTTCAGCTGGAGCCAGGCGGTCGCCACCTTCGGGGCGATGACCTTCAACTTCTGGCTCAACAACTTCCTCACCTATCGCGACCGCCGCCTTAAGGATGCCGACAAGGTCTTCTGGGGCTGGGTCAGCTTCATCGCGGCCTGTTCGATCGGCGCTTTCGCCAATGTCGCGGTTGCCACGACGCTGCACGACCGGGGCCTGCACGAGGTGCTCGCTGCGCTGGTTGGCATCGGTATCGGCTCGGTGTGGAACTACGCCCTGTCGAGCCGCTTCGTGTGGGGTCGGTATTGA
- the leuB gene encoding 3-isopropylmalate dehydrogenase: protein MKIAVFAGDGIGPEVTAQALRVLEALELPGLTLFEGDVGAAAYRRHGHPLPEETLEMARAADAILFGAVGDFSCDDLPRNLRPEQAILGLRSELGLFANLRPAAGFPGLEHLSSLKPDVARSIDLLVVRELNGDVYFGDKGERESAGGREGWDAMSYNEAEVRRIAHTAFRAAMGRSKRLTSVDKANVLETSRIWRETIIEVASEYPEVELDHMYVDNAAMQLVKSPGQFDTIVTGNLFGDILSDQASACVGSIGLLASASLGERQTEFGTFGLYEPIHGSAPDIAGEGKANPVAAVLSLAMLLRHSLGREAEAARIERAVEAILADSVFGGDLGGTASTAEVGDAIVRKLVTIS from the coding sequence ATGAAGATTGCGGTATTTGCAGGCGATGGAATTGGCCCTGAAGTCACGGCGCAGGCGCTGCGCGTGCTTGAGGCGCTGGAGCTGCCCGGCCTGACGCTGTTCGAAGGCGATGTGGGCGCCGCCGCCTATCGCCGCCACGGCCACCCGCTGCCTGAAGAAACGCTGGAGATGGCGCGCGCCGCCGATGCGATCCTGTTCGGCGCGGTGGGCGATTTTTCCTGCGACGATTTGCCGCGCAACCTGCGGCCCGAACAGGCGATCCTGGGCCTGCGCAGCGAACTCGGCCTGTTTGCAAACCTTCGTCCGGCCGCCGGTTTCCCGGGGCTGGAGCACCTGTCGTCGCTCAAGCCCGATGTCGCGCGCAGCATCGACCTGCTGGTCGTTCGCGAACTCAACGGCGACGTCTATTTCGGCGACAAGGGCGAACGCGAGAGCGCCGGCGGTCGCGAGGGCTGGGACGCGATGAGCTACAACGAGGCGGAGGTGCGCCGCATTGCGCACACCGCCTTCCGTGCGGCGATGGGGCGGTCCAAGCGCCTGACCAGCGTCGACAAGGCCAACGTGCTGGAAACCAGCCGCATCTGGCGCGAGACGATTATCGAGGTGGCGAGCGAGTATCCCGAGGTTGAGCTCGACCACATGTATGTCGACAACGCGGCCATGCAGCTGGTGAAGTCGCCCGGCCAGTTCGACACCATCGTTACCGGCAACCTCTTCGGCGATATCCTCTCCGACCAGGCCAGCGCCTGCGTCGGCTCGATCGGCCTGCTCGCCAGCGCTTCGTTGGGCGAACGGCAGACCGAGTTCGGCACTTTCGGCCTTTATGAGCCGATCCACGGCAGCGCGCCCGATATTGCGGGCGAGGGCAAGGCGAACCCGGTCGCCGCTGTCCTCAGCCTCGCCATGCTGCTGCGCCATTCGCTGGGGCGCGAGGCGGAAGCGGCCCGGATCGAGCGCGCGGTCGAAGCTATTCTGGCCGATAGCGTCTTCGGCGGGGACCTGGGCGGAACCGCCTCCACCGCGGAGGTTGGCGATGCGATTGTTAGGAAGCTGGTAACCATATCTTGA
- the recO gene encoding DNA repair protein RecO, whose protein sequence is MHLSAPAILIAARPHGETAVIARLLTEESGVVAAYVAGGRGRQLRPVVIPGNLVQAEIRAKSDSQLPFARLELVKSRGPWLSEPLPAAAIAWATALTASALPERNPYPTLYAALGGVLDAICSAEAARQWVEALAIYEALLLRELGYGGERPAIANLGQALEILDRQEPLIARYLLADTHADVLAARQLLRQRLARMVE, encoded by the coding sequence ATGCACCTTTCCGCACCCGCCATATTGATTGCCGCGCGCCCGCATGGGGAGACGGCGGTCATCGCGCGCCTGCTGACGGAAGAGAGCGGCGTCGTTGCCGCCTATGTCGCGGGCGGGCGCGGGCGGCAACTGCGCCCGGTGGTGATCCCGGGCAACCTCGTCCAGGCCGAAATCCGCGCGAAATCCGACAGCCAGCTGCCCTTTGCCCGACTTGAGCTGGTAAAGAGCCGCGGGCCGTGGCTGTCGGAACCGCTGCCCGCTGCGGCAATCGCCTGGGCCACCGCGCTCACCGCCAGCGCGCTGCCCGAACGCAACCCCTATCCCACGCTCTACGCCGCACTCGGCGGGGTGCTCGACGCGATCTGCTCTGCCGAGGCCGCGCGCCAATGGGTCGAGGCGCTGGCGATCTACGAAGCGCTGCTGCTGCGCGAGCTGGGCTATGGCGGCGAGCGTCCGGCAATAGCGAACCTTGGGCAGGCCTTGGAAATTCTCGACCGCCAGGAGCCGCTAATCGCGCGCTACCTGCTTGCCGACACCCACGCCGACGTCCTAGCTGCACGGCAACTCTTGCGGCAGCGTTTGGCACGGATGGTGGAATGA
- a CDS encoding accessory factor UbiK family protein, translating into MQSQNPLIADFVKLANSAAGTLAGMGREARDAARERAKGSFAGMDFVSREEFDAVKALASKAREEAEDLKARVEALEAKIK; encoded by the coding sequence ATGCAATCTCAAAACCCCCTGATCGCCGACTTCGTCAAACTCGCCAATTCGGCGGCCGGTACGCTCGCTGGCATGGGCCGCGAGGCGCGCGATGCGGCGCGTGAGCGGGCCAAGGGCAGCTTTGCCGGAATGGACTTCGTCAGCCGCGAGGAATTCGACGCGGTGAAGGCGCTTGCGAGCAAGGCCCGCGAAGAGGCGGAAGACCTCAAGGCCCGCGTCGAAGCGCTCGAAGCCAAGATCAAGTGA
- a CDS encoding TspO/MBR family protein — MNMLASRGQLRASFLRWALFLVPLCVLLGFLSGMFGSPNTAWFQGLEKPGIYPEPRWFGIVWTILYVMIGLSVALVASAWGARGRTAALSVFAVHFVLNLSWSYVFFGAQQISGALYLLVAIVLSLLVVMALFWRVRKLAAVLLIPYLAWVCFATALNYQFLQLNPDADGGNADGAVERVRI, encoded by the coding sequence ATGAACATGCTGGCGTCGCGCGGGCAGCTGCGCGCAAGTTTCCTTCGTTGGGCCCTTTTCCTGGTGCCGCTGTGTGTGCTTCTGGGGTTCCTTTCCGGCATGTTCGGCAGCCCCAACACGGCCTGGTTCCAGGGGCTTGAAAAGCCTGGCATCTATCCCGAGCCCAGGTGGTTCGGCATCGTGTGGACCATCCTCTACGTCATGATCGGCCTGTCGGTTGCGCTGGTCGCCTCGGCCTGGGGCGCGCGCGGGCGCACGGCGGCGCTTTCGGTATTCGCCGTGCACTTCGTGCTGAACCTCTCGTGGAGCTACGTGTTCTTCGGCGCGCAGCAGATCAGCGGGGCGCTGTACCTGCTGGTCGCAATCGTGCTGTCGCTGCTGGTGGTGATGGCGCTGTTCTGGCGCGTGCGGAAGCTCGCCGCTGTCCTGCTCATTCCCTACCTCGCCTGGGTCTGCTTCGCGACGGCGCTGAATTACCAGTTCCTGCAGCTGAACCCGGACGCTGACGGCGGGAACGCGGACGGCGCGGTGGAGCGTGTGAGGATTTAG
- a CDS encoding SDR family oxidoreductase: MEVAGKRVLLTGGTAGIGEQMALQLKAKGAEVIITGRSLKKLEAMRKAGFEAIEADLHSPLGADRIVQALGGRTLDVLINNAGQGVDHDFREEAPDADAADDCIYANLNTPIRLITALLPRLKERPEAAIINVTSGLAIAPRAGGPVYCATKAALRSYTQAIRAQLADTNVAVIEALPPVVDTQMTAGRTNKKMAPQECARQILDALEKGHAEANVGMVKVLKAVHSASPALARKVMLRF; encoded by the coding sequence ATGGAGGTGGCGGGCAAGCGCGTGCTCCTCACAGGAGGCACGGCGGGTATCGGCGAGCAGATGGCGCTCCAGCTCAAGGCCAAGGGCGCCGAGGTGATCATCACCGGCCGCTCGCTCAAGAAGCTGGAGGCGATGCGCAAGGCCGGGTTCGAGGCGATCGAGGCGGACCTGCATTCGCCGCTGGGTGCGGACCGGATCGTGCAGGCGCTAGGCGGCCGCACTCTCGATGTGCTGATCAACAACGCGGGGCAGGGCGTCGACCATGATTTCCGCGAGGAAGCGCCCGATGCGGACGCGGCCGACGATTGCATCTACGCCAATCTCAACACGCCGATCCGCCTGATCACCGCGCTGCTGCCGCGCCTCAAGGAACGGCCCGAGGCGGCGATCATCAACGTGACCAGCGGACTTGCGATTGCACCGCGCGCGGGCGGGCCGGTCTATTGCGCTACCAAGGCGGCGCTCAGGAGCTACACGCAGGCCATTCGTGCGCAGCTTGCCGATACGAATGTCGCGGTGATCGAGGCGCTGCCGCCGGTGGTCGACACGCAGATGACCGCCGGCCGGACGAACAAGAAGATGGCTCCGCAGGAATGCGCGCGGCAGATCCTCGATGCGCTGGAGAAGGGCCATGCGGAAGCCAATGTCGGCATGGTGAAGGTACTCAAAGCGGTTCACTCCGCATCGCCCGCCCTCGCGCGCAAGGTGATGCTGCGCTTCTGA
- a CDS encoding NAD-dependent epimerase/dehydratase family protein, with product MAGTVLVTGGTGYIAGELIRQLLAKGWTVHATVRNKAKSEALLRSRVGDPGEDRFKVFEAELMSDDGWAEAVAGCTHVAHVASPIAASTPKDENEMIVPAREGTLRALRFARDAGVKRFVQTSSMAAVAYGRSEKEYTVDESDWTDVSHPDVYPYVKSKTIAERAARDWMAAEGGDMEFVSVNPAMVLGPVDDPDFSPSVEAVKQLLNGSMPMAPDLGFAIVDTRDVADLHVRCLEESGLAGERFLAAGKFYRMIEVGEALRRGLPAEHTKKVPTKVMPNWMVSVLSLFNAGVRSIKSELGKSRHVDASHALERLGWKTRSEEESIVDCGRSLIEHGVVKP from the coding sequence ATGGCTGGCACTGTACTGGTAACCGGGGGCACGGGCTATATCGCAGGCGAGCTCATTCGCCAGCTCTTGGCGAAAGGCTGGACCGTCCATGCGACCGTCCGCAACAAGGCGAAGAGCGAAGCGCTGCTGCGCAGCCGCGTCGGCGATCCGGGCGAGGACCGTTTCAAGGTCTTCGAGGCCGAGCTGATGAGCGACGATGGCTGGGCCGAAGCGGTCGCGGGTTGCACGCATGTGGCGCATGTCGCCTCGCCCATCGCGGCCTCCACGCCCAAGGACGAGAACGAGATGATCGTGCCCGCGCGCGAAGGCACGCTGCGGGCGCTGCGCTTTGCGCGGGATGCGGGCGTCAAACGCTTCGTCCAGACGAGCTCCATGGCCGCGGTCGCCTATGGCCGCAGCGAGAAGGAATACACCGTCGACGAGAGCGACTGGACCGATGTCAGCCACCCCGATGTCTATCCTTACGTCAAGTCGAAGACCATCGCCGAGCGCGCCGCGCGCGACTGGATGGCGGCCGAGGGCGGGGATATGGAATTCGTCTCGGTCAACCCGGCGATGGTGCTGGGCCCGGTCGACGATCCCGACTTCAGCCCCTCGGTCGAGGCGGTGAAGCAATTGCTCAACGGGTCGATGCCGATGGCGCCTGACCTCGGTTTTGCCATCGTCGACACGCGCGATGTGGCGGACCTGCATGTGCGGTGCCTGGAAGAGTCGGGGCTGGCGGGTGAGCGGTTCCTGGCCGCGGGCAAGTTCTACAGGATGATCGAAGTGGGCGAGGCGCTGCGCCGCGGCCTGCCGGCCGAGCATACGAAGAAGGTGCCGACCAAGGTGATGCCCAACTGGATGGTCTCCGTCCTCAGCCTGTTCAACGCGGGCGTGCGCTCGATCAAGAGCGAGCTTGGCAAGAGCCGCCATGTCGATGCGAGCCATGCGCTCGAGCGGCTCGGCTGGAAGACCCGCAGCGAGGAAGAAAGCATCGTCGATTGCGGACGCAGCCTCATCGAACACGGCGTGGTGAAGCCGTAA
- a CDS encoding NAD(P)/FAD-dependent oxidoreductase, with translation MKAVDFLVVGAGIAGLSAAARLARHGETVVCEAEAAPGVHSSGRSAAFAHFDMDSWLVRALTAASIPLLEEPGARPHPALFLALKGQDETLDGLEANYREWSGDVRRLSVDEARELVPVLRGDAIAGALLDPAGRKLDAHALLETHRKALVAGGGRIAVKAPVTALHHDGSRWIVDTRGESFAARVVVNAAGAWVDEVARLVGVAPIGIRPLRRTVITFDVNEDVSAWPFTKTVGPGFYIEPEGSGRLLACPMDEHPSEPCDAQPEEEDVALAAWRVEEVTTLNIPRLASKWAGLRSFAPDRLPVCGFDTEAPGFFWLAGQGGFGLQTSPAMALAAQALATRSEWPDELRAVGVEAAMLSPRRLERA, from the coding sequence GTGAAGGCGGTCGATTTCCTCGTGGTGGGTGCCGGGATTGCCGGCCTCTCGGCAGCGGCGCGGCTGGCGCGGCATGGCGAGACCGTGGTGTGCGAGGCGGAAGCGGCGCCAGGCGTCCATTCCTCGGGCCGCAGCGCTGCTTTTGCGCATTTCGACATGGACAGCTGGCTGGTCCGCGCGCTGACGGCGGCGAGCATACCGCTGCTGGAAGAGCCGGGCGCGCGTCCACATCCGGCGCTGTTCCTGGCGCTCAAGGGGCAGGATGAGACGCTCGACGGGCTGGAGGCAAACTATCGCGAGTGGTCGGGCGATGTGCGGCGACTGTCGGTGGACGAGGCCCGCGAGCTTGTGCCAGTCCTGCGCGGGGATGCGATTGCCGGGGCGCTGCTCGATCCGGCTGGGCGCAAGCTCGACGCGCATGCGCTGCTCGAGACGCATCGCAAGGCGCTGGTCGCAGGTGGCGGACGGATTGCCGTCAAGGCGCCGGTGACGGCCCTGCATCACGACGGCAGCCGCTGGATCGTCGACACTCGGGGGGAAAGCTTCGCCGCGCGGGTAGTGGTGAATGCTGCGGGGGCGTGGGTGGACGAGGTGGCGAGGCTCGTAGGCGTCGCGCCCATCGGCATCCGTCCCTTGCGGCGCACGGTGATCACCTTCGACGTGAACGAAGACGTCTCCGCATGGCCCTTCACCAAGACGGTGGGCCCGGGCTTCTACATCGAGCCCGAAGGCAGCGGCCGCCTGCTCGCCTGCCCGATGGACGAACACCCGAGCGAGCCTTGCGACGCCCAGCCCGAGGAGGAGGACGTCGCCCTCGCCGCCTGGCGTGTGGAGGAAGTCACCACCCTCAACATCCCGCGCCTTGCGAGCAAATGGGCGGGCCTCAGGAGCTTTGCGCCCGATAGGCTGCCGGTGTGCGGGTTCGACACGGAGGCGCCGGGCTTCTTCTGGCTGGCGGGCCAAGGCGGCTTCGGCTTGCAGACCTCGCCCGCGATGGCGTTGGCGGCGCAGGCGCTGGCGACGAGAAGCGAGTGGCCGGACGAATTGCGGGCTGTAGGGGTCGAAGCCGCCATGCTCTCGCCCCGCCGGTTGGAGCGCGCGTGA
- a CDS encoding MOSC domain-containing protein, which translates to MGAQVLAVASDGAHNFSKQARERIEIVAGLGVRGDAHLGDRVQHRSRARVDPTQPNLRQVHLIHAELFDELAGKGFSVRPADLGENITTRGIDLLGLARGTTLRFGSGAELEVTGLRNPCAQIEAFQKGLLAAVLDKRPDGTIIRKCGIMAIARTGGVIRPGDAIAVEPPPLPHHPLERV; encoded by the coding sequence ATGGGCGCGCAGGTGCTCGCGGTCGCCTCCGATGGCGCGCACAATTTCTCCAAGCAGGCCCGGGAGCGGATCGAGATCGTCGCCGGTCTCGGCGTGCGCGGCGATGCCCACTTGGGGGACCGCGTCCAGCATCGCTCGCGAGCCAGGGTCGATCCGACTCAGCCGAACCTGCGGCAGGTGCATCTCATCCACGCCGAGCTGTTTGACGAGCTTGCTGGCAAGGGCTTCTCGGTCCGCCCAGCGGATCTGGGCGAGAACATCACGACGCGCGGGATCGACCTGCTCGGCCTCGCGCGCGGCACTACCTTGCGTTTCGGATCGGGCGCGGAGCTGGAAGTCACGGGCCTGCGCAACCCCTGCGCGCAGATCGAAGCTTTCCAGAAGGGTTTGCTTGCTGCTGTCCTCGACAAGCGGCCCGATGGTACGATCATCCGCAAATGCGGGATCATGGCCATTGCCCGCACGGGCGGGGTTATCCGCCCCGGCGATGCGATCGCGGTCGAGCCGCCGCCCCTGCCCCATCACCCTCTCGAGAGGGTCTAG
- the gorA gene encoding glutathione-disulfide reductase has product MSETYDYDLFTIGAGSGGVRASRVSSAHGAKVAIAEEHRVGGTCVIRGCVPKKMLVYGAHFAEDLEDCKRFGWEVEGKSFNWQTLRDNVLADVDRLEGAYTDTLENHKVTVFKERAEITGPHEITLASGKVVTAKHILIATGARPQVPTCKGAEHAITSNEAFHLEKLPKKIIIAGGGYIANEFAGIFNEFGCKVCVVNRGDQLLRSYDEALRERLLLISLKKGIEFKFNTVFEYIEKTEDGRFKVKLSDCDEEIVDQVMFATGRKPNTEGLGLENAGVELGEKGEIKVDRFSKTNVDHIYAVGDVTDRVQLTPVAIREGQAFADTVFGGHEPIAVDHSCIPSAVFSHPPIAAVGMTEGEAKNKLGSVKVYLSDFRPMKNVLAGRDERSLFKMVCDSDTGRIVGIHMIAPEAAEMMQAAAIAVKAGLTKEDFDATTAIHPTMAEELVLMR; this is encoded by the coding sequence ATGTCCGAGACTTACGACTACGACCTTTTCACCATTGGCGCCGGATCGGGCGGCGTGCGCGCCAGCCGCGTGTCCTCGGCCCACGGGGCGAAGGTCGCGATTGCGGAAGAGCACCGCGTGGGCGGCACCTGCGTCATCCGCGGCTGCGTGCCGAAGAAGATGCTCGTCTACGGCGCGCATTTCGCCGAGGATTTGGAAGACTGCAAACGCTTCGGCTGGGAGGTCGAGGGCAAGAGCTTCAACTGGCAGACCCTGCGCGACAACGTGCTGGCGGATGTCGACCGGCTCGAGGGCGCCTACACCGACACGCTCGAAAACCACAAGGTGACCGTGTTCAAGGAACGCGCCGAGATCACCGGCCCGCACGAGATCACGCTGGCGAGCGGCAAGGTCGTGACGGCCAAGCACATCCTGATTGCCACCGGCGCGCGCCCGCAGGTGCCGACCTGCAAGGGCGCCGAACACGCGATCACCTCGAACGAGGCGTTCCATCTCGAAAAGCTGCCCAAGAAGATCATCATCGCGGGCGGCGGCTATATCGCCAACGAATTCGCCGGCATCTTCAACGAGTTCGGCTGCAAGGTCTGCGTGGTCAATCGCGGCGACCAGCTGCTGCGCTCCTATGACGAGGCGCTGCGCGAACGGCTGCTGTTGATCTCCTTGAAAAAGGGCATCGAGTTCAAGTTCAACACGGTGTTCGAATACATCGAGAAGACCGAGGACGGCCGCTTCAAGGTGAAGCTGTCCGATTGCGACGAGGAGATCGTCGACCAGGTGATGTTCGCCACCGGCCGCAAGCCCAACACCGAAGGCCTGGGGCTGGAGAACGCGGGCGTCGAGCTGGGTGAGAAGGGCGAGATCAAGGTCGACCGCTTCTCCAAGACCAATGTCGACCACATCTACGCCGTGGGCGATGTGACCGACCGCGTGCAGCTGACCCCGGTCGCGATCCGCGAAGGCCAGGCCTTTGCCGACACCGTCTTTGGCGGGCACGAGCCGATTGCGGTCGATCACTCCTGCATCCCGAGCGCGGTCTTCAGTCACCCGCCGATTGCGGCGGTCGGCATGACCGAGGGCGAAGCCAAGAACAAGCTCGGCAGCGTGAAGGTCTACCTGTCCGATTTCCGCCCGATGAAGAACGTACTCGCCGGACGCGACGAACGCAGCCTGTTCAAGATGGTCTGCGACAGCGACACGGGCCGCATAGTCGGCATCCACATGATCGCGCCCGAAGCGGCCGAGATGATGCAGGCCGCCGCCATCGCGGTGAAGGCCGGCCTCACTAAAGAGGATTTCGACGCGACGACGGCAATCCACCCGACCATGGCGGAAGAGCTGGTGCTGATGCGCTGA